The segment AATAAAATGAATATAAATGTGAAGAGAGAGTGATGATGGTAGACAAACCATATGTCATCTCAGAATAACAGTGACACTAAAGAGAGGGAACTTTAGCCAAACAGTCAGAAGATTTACAGCCACTGCAGAAATTAAGAccctctctgtgtccctgtcAAGTAAAACTGATATCCTTGAAAGAACAAGTGTTCTCCTTCTTGGGGATACACAGCCACAAAATTCAACTTGATATGAATAGCAACAAGTCACATATAGTCCTCAGTATGTATGTAATCATTTAGCATTCATACAGTGTTCCTGTATGTGTATGAATGGCTGTGCATTTCCGCCACCAGTGCAAAAAGAGTGTCTGGAATAAAACAGACCGTCCTCTGTCAAGGTTTAATGCAGTAGGATTTTCCTCTCTTGTTTCTCTAATGGAATTGCTTTTTGCTGGCATCCTCCATCACTAGACATTTGGCCAGATTCTTTGGTGCAGCACCAACTTAGCTGAGTCAAAAAACCTCTGATTTATGGCCAGTGATGTGAAGGAGAGTGAGCCAGCAGGAAAAACACAGGACCTtatgaggacacacacacacacacacacacacacacacacacacacacacacacacacacacacacacacacacacacacacacacacacacacacacacacacacacacacacacacacacacacacacacacacacacacacacaaaggctcCTGTTCTCTACTTACTATCCGTcaatttgaaaaaataaataccAAATTGCCAGATGTTCTTTATTGTTTTACAATCTACCAAGGTGGGAAACTACCAGCAATTTCCAAAGTTTGTTCATTGTCTGTCAAAGGGCCATCTAAGAGGGCGTCTCTCAGATGACACGTACAGGTAGTAGGTACATTGTGGAGAAATTACATCATCTATCAACCAACCTATAAAGGAAACAGTTGTACTAATACACTTTTATTCTAAAAGAACATCCTGATTCGCCAATGCTATTATCTATACACTCCATACACTTATTGCTGACTCATCCGGCCAGTCATGAAAATGAGTAGTAACTTCATAAGTGTAGTGAATTGAGTAGTACAATAATACCAGCAATTCATGTTTCATGTCTTTATTTGTGTTCAGTACTCTACATCATGGATCCCACTAAGAAGATTTGGTCTAAGGCATTTCAAATCAAGTATTGAACACAAAGGTGTTCTTATAGGCATATTGTGGTGACAGAAAAGCACATAGGTTTTTCAAACAAATATTTCACAGGCTAATACAATACAGTATTTGCTTACAAAACTCCACACATGCTCTCTCTTGTTTTTCGCACCCAATAATTAAGCAATCATATTGaatttattttgatgtatttcatATACAGGTATTTGCTTTTTATTGTTCTGAAGAGCACCTTGcaggcacacacatgcatacactctCATGCTCTGCTTCACTCAGTGTACAGCCATACTGTTTATTTGAACTCAAACATAAAGGCCTCTGCTGTATATACAGTGGTTTCCTGATTGATTGTACTGAACTGATCTATTTATAGAGCACCTCGATAGGGAACAATCAATGTGTCATTCATTCTTGATTTAAATATTTTGGTCTTTTGGCTTCTCTTTTTCTTCTGCCACTTCTACTTCCTTTTTGCTTTCTTCCGCTTCTCCCTTATCATCCCCTTCTTCTGTTTCAGTGGCTCCATCCTCCACTCCATCTCCTCCTTCTTGGCTTTCATCTTCTCCATTTTCTTTAGGCTCCCCTGCTTCCTCTTTCTCCGTATCTCCATTGTCACCTGTAGAGACAATGTGATTAGTTGTTAACCGTTGTAAACACTGAATGTGACAATTCAAaaccttaaaaaaaaagaagtgaAATCACATTCATTCAAACTCTAGACAACACGGACCTGCTTTttgctcttcttcctcttcctctgcttcctcgactcccttctcctcttcttccccctcttcttcctcctcttcttcctgagGACTTGACTCAGCAGGCTGTGCTTGACTGGCAGCTATAATCTCATCCGCAGAGGAGAATGATGAGCTGTACATGCGTAGGTAGGGAGCAGCAGAGCTCAGGCTGGACTGCATGGAAAACATGGGGCGGTTGTAGGATGGGGCAACACTCAGGCTTTGGGAGTAGACACTGGACATTTCCCCTGGTCCTCCAGCACTGAAGCGATTCTCCTCCCCTTCAAGCAGCTTCCTGGAAACAGAATAGATACATAGATCACAAGAGATGGCCCTGGTTGGCACTCAGTTAAATTTGTGTTACTGTAAAACACATATAATCCAATCTATGATCATATAGTAATGGTATAATTACAAACTTCTGCAAGAAGTTCCTCTCTGTGAAGTAGACACAATATGCATGTCTAATTTTACGAGTTACAGACCTGTAAGCTGCTATCTCGATGTCCAGAGCCATCTTAACGTTCAAGAGGTCTTGATAGTCCTTCAGGTACCTAGCCATTTCATTCTTAGTTGTCCTCAACTCGTCCTCCAGCTGGCCAATTGATTCCTATTTTGGAGAGATCATTAATATGATTAATGAGGTGTTTATTGTGGAATATATCTGATATATGTAAAAGTTTTTCCAAACATCATGACCAAACAACGTATTCTATAGGCCAGAACTTACTTTGTTGGTGTAAGGATGCATTACGCAGCATTTCTGTAGAATATTCATTGTGCGCATTTGTCTGAAGGATTAGGTTCAGCAGAGTCTGCTACACTACTTATACTAATGCAGATATTTAGACAGGTTACATTTTTCATTCATGCTGCTCTGGCACTGACCTGTAGGGCTGCGATCTCAGcactctgtttctcctccacCTCTTGTAGCTGATTCTCCAGGGACTGGTTCATCCCACGGCATGCTTCAATCTCCAGGTTCCGTGTTTTGATCAGGCGCCGGTACTCCCCGGCCTCGTCTTTGGCACTGCGAACGTTGTCTGTGTTGCGGGCGGTGCCTTCTGTCATCACACTCACCTTGCTGCGGAACCATTCCTCGGCTGACTGGAGGTTGCGGTGTGCCAGTTTCTCATACTGGACACGGATGTCTCGGAGGGCTGCGGACAGGTCTGGCTTGGCCACTTCCATCTCCACTGACACCTGGGCATTGTACTGCACCTGGGCCTGCAGCTCCGCTATCTCCCCCTCATGGAGACGTTTCAGGAAGGCCAACTCATCCAGCAGTGTCTCTGTCCTTTTCTCCAGCTCAACACGGCCCAAAGCAGCCTCATCTGCCCTCTTCCTTGCATCCATCAGACGGCCTTCTACCTCTTCTCTGCTGACTACCTCCTCTTCATAACGGCCCTGTAGACTCTGCAACACCTCCTCCATCTGGTCCCTGTGGTTCTGAGCAGCCTGTTTCTCATCGCGGGCCTCCTCCACAGCAGCACGGAGCTGGCGGATCTCGTGCTCATATAGGGACCTGAGGTGGGAGGGCTCGCCATGCTTCTGCCTGAGGATCAGCAGTTCAGCATCCAGCAGCCTGTTCTGCTGTTCCAGCTCGTGGACGCGCTCAATGAAACTGGCAAAGCGGTCGTTCAGCTCCTGCAGCTGGGCTTTCTCCTGCGTCCGCACGGCCTTGAACTCAGTGCTGACCTGCACCGCCTGGCTTATGTCCAGTTCAGCAGTGGCAGCAGAGCCAGAGGCAGATAGCAGCATGGAGGAGCTACGGCTGTATGTTGGGTAATGCAGCCGGGATGACCCATGGGatgagaggggggcagagaggctGGAATACACCGACCTGGATGTCATTCCTCCTGCACTGCCTCCATACCCTCCACTGCGCAGCGTCACCCTCCTCTTGTGGGAAGAGGAAGGATAGTAAGGGTCGTAACCAATGGAACTCATGACTCGTGAAACAGGCAGCTCTATGTTTGATGGAGTTGCTGGGTCGACTGCACAGTGGGATCTGCATCACCGTGGCTTTTATAGTGCTGTAATGACTGTGACGCAAACCTTTTTTTAAAGCACTGACAGCAGGGATCAATGACAGCGCCAGCCAGCCAAGTCTGAGCTGTTAAGAAAGGGATTGAGAGATAGGGTGAGAGGAAAAGAGACAGATGTAAGGGGCGGGGATaaccagtggagagagagggaaggcaaTGAGGTCAGTCTGTAACGACAAAATGTAAATTTTGCTGTGAAGCATGTCTGTCTTACTGAAACAGGATGAGTAGGAAATGTTACTTTTAGCCCTAAAAACAAACTATAGCAATGCATCAGGTGACTGCAGTGCAGAGGCTTGAAACTACAGCGCTGGCAATTGAGGGAGCAAGTACTTTTGCCAACAATGACTCAGCACTGCACCATTTTGCCACTCCCATACTGCTGGGTAAGAGTCCAGAGCATTGCAGAGAACCTCATTCTTGTATCAATGTATCTTTTGCTCAACATTTGTATCAGTATTAGAAACCTTTGTCATTATATGTAGTCCTTAGTGCAGGCTTTATAATGACAGCACTACTGGACTCACAGGTGCACGTTTATGGGTTCAAACCTATTTGGGCTATCGCCTGAATTTGCTACACTGGTGTCACAGAGGAAAATCCCACTTATCTGGCTACTCAGACTCTAGCCTAGAAAAAACACCTCTCACAGACTCCAAATCAATCTAATGCAATCTCTACATGATGGTCACAGGTTGGGGAAGTCTTTTGAACAAAATGTAAAGTTGTGACAGCAATGGTATTCGTGTGCAAATGGTTTAATCATCTAAAAACATGGATTTTGGCTACTCAGACTAGACAAGATATACTGTATCATACCAGCTTTCACAGACTTCTTACTAATATATATTTAAAGTTAATGTCTTGAGGAAGCTTTATGAAGACAATTTAAAGTTGGGAATGTAATGATATttttgtgaaaatgtattattAATATAAACAACATGAATTTTCCTGTATCTGGGTATTCAGAATAGGCACTAGATATACCAGGCCACCTCTCAAACACGCCAAACAATCtctacacacagtggacacagCTTGGGGAAGCTTTATGAAGACAAGCTAGAGTTGTGAATGTAatgatattttatttttataaatcatTTTGACAGTAACACCCCAAAAACTCTTTCATAAAGCTTATTCATTTCCATATGTACTAGGAAGCTACGTGTTTGTTTCTTGACTGAAAAAGTGCCTCAGGccttgaaaaataaaaaaataaactgaTTGAAAGTAAGGGGATATCGGTGAACAAATGCCGTGGTCAAGGCTACGACGGCGCCAGTGCAATGAGTTGAGCTTACTCAGGTGTTTAAAAGCACATATCAGACCAAGAGCCTAAAAGCCGATTTATGCTTGATCTGGAATGTGATACAGAGGCTCCATAcggagggtgtgacgcaattaCGGAGCCTCCAGAGGCTTGTGTTGGCCAAATCAAGCTCCGTACCACATCGCCGTGCCACTCCCAAATATTGTTACAAATGCTCTGTATAGCTACGCATTGACATAATTGTTTGACTGTAGGTGGGGGCAGTATGTCCTGTATAAGCACAAACTCACTTCTTTCAAAACAGCTCTGCTCTGCAACGCGCAATTAGTATGAATGCTCTTACTTCTGCAGAGGCCACATCGCAGTAAATGCTGTACGGCCAATACAGATGCCAGATTGACCATGAATCGGCTTTAATGCTTCTATAGTTCTTTATGAGTTTTAGTATAGAAAATGATCTTCCCGCAGAAGCGACAGTTACAGGGATGGTAAAAACGACTCGATTGCCATGGCAATATAAGGGAAACTGGGCAGAAGGGAGTGGTGCTTCAAATACAGCAGTTCTGTTGCCTGCCTCAACACATTATGGAAAGAAATTAACTGTATAGGAAGCTCTGGGGAAAGGTCATCTGGATACTGGACAGCCAATAAATTGGCAGATGCAAAGAGATTATCATCATTAGCGGACAACAGTTATTGAGGGCTTGAACAAAAAAAGCAGTTTGCGATTTTGTTCATACTGGTGAACCCCGTTTGACTTGTGTGGATGCAAATCAACCACAAACAGCCCTTACCTCTGGTATATCTTGGCATGCATCATTCAagactaacatgctgaccaacagtggcgtgtattcatgtgtgccaagggaagccaggcttccccaaatatttgaccaataaaaaaaatacaaatgataAAATCATTAATTTCTCTTTCGTCTCCCTCTTTGTTTTTACgccaattagggttagggttagaaatCATCTGAGCGAGGGAAACAGCGCACCTCTGTCctagtatgtgtagcccatgtatctgatgctgtctggcccaAAAGAGTATAACATCTTGAGGCcatagcatttgattgattgatgccagcaagtATTTGGCCACCCTTGATAAAACAATTATAAAACaattaaccaatcagcattaagCTGGGctcagctcaatgtaattaaatacatgttttgctccatgaagtaatccaacaatgtgtacgccgccatcttgtctatttcaaatcTTAATCTCTTATTGATTGAGACAGGAGGGTGTCCACCCCAAAGTGCTGCATGTCATGAGTGCAACTCAGAAATCAAGCGTCACGTTGAATGACATTCACCGTTCTCAATCTATGAGAAgatttgaaatagacaagatggcgGCTTACACATTGTTTGACTACGTCATGGAGCAAatatttgatttaatttaataACATAAAATGTTCTAAATTTAAACGAACCACCTGCAACTAGCCATGAAAGATTAGAAGACATACTTTGTATAGCGAAGTAAAGGTTGGTAGAAAATTATCTGTGCTACACTTCACACTACCTAAATaataaccagtggtggaaaaagtacccaattgtcatacttgagttaaagtaaagataccttaatagaaaattactcaagtaaaagtgatagtgcacacagtaaaatactacttgagtaaataaagcttacttaagtatcaaaagtaaaagtataaatcatttcacattccttatattgagcaaaccagacggcacggttttcttgttattttaagttatggatagccaggggcacagtccaacactcagccataatttacaaattaagcatttgtgtttagtgagtccaccataTCAAaggcagcagggatgaccagggatgctcTCTTGAtatgtgtgtgaattggaccattttcctgtcctgctaagcattcgaactgtaacaagtactttgggtgtcagggaaaatgtacggagtaaaaagtacaatataaATAGTAGTGTAAAGTACAGATGACCAAAAAAACTTGCACCACTGGTAATAATGCcaggattgtaaactgtcatggtcaacaCATActacagtagctaagatggggagaagtctgtccataataaagtgctgctctgcctttttaacaacactatcaacaaggcaggtcctacaggccctagttttgtcgcatctGGATTattgttcagtcatgtggtctggtgccacaaagagggacaccaaaaaattacaattggctcagaacagggcagcacggcttgcccttaaatgtacacggagagctaacattaataatatgcatgtaaatctctcatggctcaaagtggagatATTGACTTCaccactacttgtttttgtaagaagggTTGACATGCTTAATGCACcaaggtgtctgtttaaactactagcacacagctcagacacccatgcataccccacaagacatgccaccaaaggtctcttcacaatccccaagtcaagaacagactatgggaggcacacagtactacatagagccatggctacatggaactatATTCcccatcaggtaactgatgcaagcagtataagtatatatatatatattttttttaacagataaaaatacaccttatggaacaacagggactgtgaagagacacacacacggcacaGACTACGCACGATAAGACACGTACGTACACATAGATGttgaagagaaattgtagaattaggttttgactttgtggctgtgttaactagcTGGTAACAATGGGGCAGAGATACCCGTCTCTGTTTTAGGTAAACTCGTTTTGCAAGCCAACACGCGCCGGGGTCTGAACGAAGTGAcggaaagagagcagagagcgtgCACCAATGGCGTGCAATCAACGGAATATCAGATATTATGATTGGCGCTTTTTTTTTATGGTCATCCTAttcggaattccaagttggaaacACACACTTCCTTTTTAGAGTTCCTACTTTCTGACCTAAAGATCACTAACATAATGATATGACCAAAGGCTTCCTGAGTTCCCATTTGTCTGGAAATgcagcgttcaaaacaactgggaactcggaattccctgacttcagtgcgttcaagacaactgtgaactcTGAAGAAAATGAGGTGcgactgggaaaaatcgttttgaatggtcacccaacttggaattccaactcgggaactcgggcctgtTTCTAGAGCTCAGACTtttcgacctgaagatcactgacgtcatgatttgccCTCGTTCCCAGATGTCTTGAACGCACCACAAGCACTATTTTTCCCCCTGAGTTCCCATTTGTCTTGAAAGCACATATTTTTGGGgggtcaaatcatgacatcagtgatcttcaagtcggagctctagaaagataccagagtttccgacttggaattccaagttggatgagctgtttttttttcttcagttcccagttatcttgaatgcactgaagtcaGAAGTCTGAGATTTGAACGCGGCAATTCGTTCAGGGTATCGCTAGCTACCCTGATTCATAGGATTATCACAATGACTGTATAaatgaatggacaaagccatcgatcacgtgacaccattcattcctacagtatataacacattatcttatatattatattattatatattatattatatacagtatataacacttatctccctcactagctttaagcaccagctgtcagagcagctcacagattactgcacctgtacatagcccatctataatttagcccaaacaactacctccccccctactgtatttatttatttattttgctcctttgcaccccattatttctatctctactttgcacattcttccactgcaaatctaccattccagtgttttacttgctatattgtatttacctcgccaccatggcctttttttaccttttacctcccttatctcacctcatttgctcacattgtatatagacttatttttctactgtattactgactgtatgtttgttttactccatgtgtaactctgtgttgttgtatgtgtcaaactgctttgctttatcttggccaggtcgcaattgtaaatgagaacttgttctcaacttgcctacctggttaaataaaggtgaaataaataaaataatatgaataatatgaataataatgCTGCGTTCACGTCGTGTCGGAAACTCTGAAATGTCCGACTTGTTAACCTAGTTGGAAGAGTCGGATCCCGAGTTTCCCACTTGGGAGGTACCAGAATCAGCGAATAGGAAGCTCTACGCAAATAACTTACGTTAATTTGAACTCGCACACAGTTTCCGACATGAGGTGAACGCTACATCAATAGTGCATTTGAAGCCCAGGAAGTTGGTTAAGGTGGCATCTAATGGGAGATTTATGTAGACTTGTGCCACATTCAACTTCAAGACAACTTGGAACTTGCGGCAaccgacttcagtgtgttcaagacaactgggacctTGGAAAAacgagctctgactgggaaaaattGCTTTGAAAGGTCATTCAACTCGGAAACTCGGCCATCTTCCTAgtgctccgactttccgacctaaaGATCACTGATGTCACAGGCTACTAAATTATCCTCATAACTTCTGTGTGCGATTAAAAAAATTGACTCagctagttaaataaatattattattattatcattatagttattgagatgagcgagatgcaagacttaGCTtttacacagtcacacacagtatctgcgcatATGCATGGGTTCGCTTCACGCTGTTCACAGCATTGTAGCCAGCGCACCAACAAAGTGGAGAAGTTAAGGCTCGCGCTTCAATGCTCttagttgttgtggaaattgacccactaggTGGTTTACTTTCTGCATGTAGACTATGTCATATGACTAACTTACAAATAATCGGTAcaaggacatacagtaccagtctaaagtttggacacaccacacctcagggtttttctttattttttttactattttctacattgtagaataatagtgaagacatcaaaactatgaaataacacatatggaatcatgtagtagccaaaaaaagtgtaaataaaatcaaaatatattttatttgagattcttcaaagtagctagcctttaccttgatgacagctttgcacacccttggcattctctcaaccagcttcatgaggtagtcacctggaatgcatttcaattaacacttGGGccttaaaaagttaatttgtggaatttctttccttaatgagtttgagctaatcagttgtgttgtgacaaagtggggggggggggggggggggtatacagatgataggcctatttggtaaaatatcatattatgacaagaacagctcaaataagcaaagagaaacgacagtctatcattgctttaaatttcaagaacttttaaagtttcttcataTGCAGTcagaaaaaccatcaagcgctatgatgaaactggctctca is part of the Salvelinus namaycush isolate Seneca chromosome 18, SaNama_1.0, whole genome shotgun sequence genome and harbors:
- the LOC120062736 gene encoding neurofilament light polypeptide-like isoform X1, which translates into the protein MSSIGYDPYYPSSSHKRRVTLRSGGYGGSAGGMTSRSVYSSLSAPLSSHGSSRLHYPTYSRSSSMLLSASGSAATAELDISQAVQVSTEFKAVRTQEKAQLQELNDRFASFIERVHELEQQNRLLDAELLILRQKHGEPSHLRSLYEHEIRQLRAAVEEARDEKQAAQNHRDQMEEVLQSLQGRYEEEVVSREEVEGRLMDARKRADEAALGRVELEKRTETLLDELAFLKRLHEGEIAELQAQVQYNAQVSVEMEVAKPDLSAALRDIRVQYEKLAHRNLQSAEEWFRSKVSVMTEGTARNTDNVRSAKDEAGEYRRLIKTRNLEIEACRGMNQSLENQLQEVEEKQSAEIAALQESIGQLEDELRTTKNEMARYLKDYQDLLNVKMALDIEIAAYRKLLEGEENRFSAGGPGEMSSVYSQSLSVAPSYNRPMFSMQSSLSSAAPYLRMYSSSFSSADEIIAASQAQPAESSPQEEEEEEEGEEEEKGVEEAEEEEEEQKADTEKEEAGEPKENGEDESQEGGDGVEDGATETEEGDDKGEAEESKKEVEVAEEKEKPKDQNI
- the LOC120062736 gene encoding neurofilament light polypeptide-like isoform X2: MSSIGYDPYYPSSSHKRRVTLRSGGYGGSAGGMTSRSVYSSLSAPLSSHGSSRLHYPTYSRSSSMLLSASGSAATAELDISQAVQVSTEFKAVRTQEKAQLQELNDRFASFIERVHELEQQNRLLDAELLILRQKHGEPSHLRSLYEHEIRQLRAAVEEARDEKQAAQNHRDQMEEVLQSLQGRYEEEVVSREEVEGRLMDARKRADEAALGRVELEKRTETLLDELAFLKRLHEGEIAELQAQVQYNAQVSVEMEVAKPDLSAALRDIRVQYEKLAHRNLQSAEEWFRSKVSVMTEGTARNTDNVRSAKDEAGEYRRLIKTRNLEIEACRGMNQSLENQLQEVEEKQSAEIAALQESIGQLEDELRTTKNEMARYLKDYQDLLNVKMALDIEIAAYRKLLEGEENRFSAGGPGEMSSVYSQSLTASQAQPAESSPQEEEEEEEGEEEEKGVEEAEEEEEEQKADTEKEEAGEPKENGEDESQEGGDGVEDGATETEEGDDKGEAEESKKEVEVAEEKEKPKDQNI